One Globicephala melas chromosome 4, mGloMel1.2, whole genome shotgun sequence genomic window carries:
- the LOC115853292 gene encoding pleckstrin homology domain-containing family A member 3-like yields MEGVLYKWTNYLTGWQPRCFVLDNGILPYYDSPDDVCKGSRGSIKMVVCEIKVHSADNTRMELIIPGEQHFYMKAVNAAERQRWLVVLGSSKACLSDTGTKKEKEISETSESLKTKMSELRLYCDLLMKQVHTIQEFVHHDENHSSPSIENMNEASSLLRATCNTFITTLEECVKIANAKFKPGMFQLCHLDPLVSPVSTNPVQMMKRPVSHPGSCSSERSSHSIKETVSTLHRISQRRRRTYTDTDSCNDVPLEDPDRPVHCSRNTLNGDLASATIPEESRLMAKRKSESEDPLPSSSS; encoded by the exons ATGGAGGGAGTTCTATACAAGTGGACCAACTATCTCACAGGTTGGCAGCCtcgttgttttgttttagataatGGAATCCTGCCCTACTATGATTCACCAGATGATGTTTGCAAAGGGAGCAGAGGAAGTATAAAGATGGTAGTTTGTGAAATTAAAGTCCATTCAGCAGACAACACAAGAATGGAATTAATCATTCCAGGAGAGCAGCATTTCTACATGAAGGCAGTGAATGCAGCTGAAAGACAAAGGTGGCTGGTTGTTCTGGGGAGCTCCAAAGCCTGTTTGTCTGATACTgggactaaaaaagaaaaagaaataagtgaaaccAGTGAATCTCTGAAAACCAAAATGTCTGAGCTTCGCCTCTACTGTGACCTCCTAATGAAGCAAGTTCATACGATCCAAGAATTTGTTCACCATGATGAGAATCATTCATCTCCCAGCATAGAGAACATGAATGAAGCCTCTTCTCTACTTAGGGCGACGTGTAATACATTCATCACAACGCTTGAGGAATGTGTGAAGATAGCGAATGCCAAGTTTAAACCCGGGATGTTTCAGCTGTGCCATCTGGATCCCTTAGTTTCTCCTGTGTCAACTAATCCTGTTCAAATGATGAAACGTCCTGTCAGTCACCCTGGTTCTTGCAGTTCAGAGAGGAGTAGCCACTCTATAAAAGAAACAGTGTCTACACTTCACCGAATCTCCCAGCGGCGCCGAAGAACCTACACAGATACagactc ttgtaATGATGTTCCTCTCGAAGACCCAGATAGACCTGTTCACTGTTCAAGAAATACACTTAATGGAGATTTGGCATCAGCAACCATTCCTGAAGAAAGCAGACTTATGGCCAAAAGAAAATCTGAATCGGAAGATCCTCTTCCATCCTCCTCTTCCTGA